The Caldalkalibacillus salinus genome has a segment encoding these proteins:
- the era gene encoding GTPase Era produces MLEQKKGYRSGFVSIIGRPNVGKSTLINHVIGQKIAIMSDKPQTTRNKIQGVYTSDTGQIVFIDTPGIHKPKTKLGDFMVNSATGTLKEVDVVLFLIDVTEKLGPGDTFIIEQLKEVKTPVLLVLNKIDQVHPHDLLPVIEQYSNMYTFAEVVPISALQGNNVNTLLEQIIQRLPEGPQYYPADQVTDHPERFVVAELIREKILFLTREEVPHSIAVEIEQMKPGEREDTIYISAVVYTERDSQKKIIIGKNGSVLKEVGKRARHDIERLLGNRVYLELWVKVKKDWRNRQHYLKNFGYHDDE; encoded by the coding sequence ATGCTCGAGCAAAAAAAAGGTTACCGATCAGGGTTTGTATCTATCATCGGCCGTCCGAACGTCGGTAAGTCTACATTAATTAATCACGTTATTGGGCAAAAAATAGCGATCATGTCAGATAAACCCCAAACAACACGAAATAAAATTCAGGGAGTCTATACGTCAGATACAGGCCAAATTGTATTTATTGACACCCCGGGGATACATAAACCGAAAACGAAGCTAGGCGACTTTATGGTCAACTCGGCTACCGGCACCTTAAAGGAAGTTGATGTGGTGCTCTTTTTAATCGATGTGACAGAAAAGCTCGGTCCAGGGGATACGTTTATCATTGAACAACTGAAGGAAGTAAAAACACCTGTCCTGTTAGTCCTGAATAAAATAGACCAGGTCCATCCACATGACCTTTTACCGGTTATTGAACAGTATTCGAATATGTATACGTTTGCCGAAGTTGTGCCTATTTCCGCACTTCAAGGGAATAATGTGAATACATTACTAGAACAAATCATTCAACGACTGCCAGAAGGACCACAGTATTATCCGGCGGATCAGGTCACAGACCATCCCGAGAGGTTCGTTGTAGCTGAGCTGATCAGAGAAAAGATACTTTTTCTCACTAGAGAAGAGGTGCCCCATTCCATTGCAGTGGAAATTGAGCAGATGAAACCCGGCGAGCGTGAAGATACGATCTATATCAGTGCCGTCGTTTACACAGAAAGAGACTCACAGAAAAAGATCATTATCGGTAAAAACGGAAGTGTGTTGAAGGAAGTAGGAAAACGTGCCCGACATGATATAGAACGGCTGTTAGGCAATCGCGTGTATTTAGAGCTGTGGGTCAAGGTGAAAAAAGACTGGCGAAATCGTCAGCATTACCTGAAGAACTTTGGTTATCATG
- the cdd gene encoding cytidine deaminase — protein MEDQLKKTLMDKAVEARTLAYAPYSNFLVGAALLTTTDKIILGGNIENAAYSLSNCAERTAVFSALSQYPKEDQTFKALAVAADTERPVPPCGACRQVLAELCPSDMPVYLTNLQGKVFETTVSELLPGAFTKDDLATD, from the coding sequence ATGGAAGATCAGTTAAAGAAAACCTTAATGGATAAAGCGGTTGAAGCGAGAACCTTAGCTTACGCCCCATATTCTAATTTTTTAGTGGGGGCTGCTTTACTTACAACAACGGATAAAATTATTTTGGGGGGCAATATTGAAAATGCGGCTTATAGTTTAAGTAATTGTGCGGAGCGAACAGCCGTATTCTCAGCTCTCTCACAATACCCAAAAGAAGATCAAACATTTAAAGCACTAGCCGTAGCCGCAGATACTGAACGGCCCGTCCCTCCCTGTGGTGCGTGTCGACAAGTCCTAGCAGAACTCTGTCCTTCAGACATGCCTGTATACCTCACTAATCTACAAGGAAAAGTGTTTGAAACAACGGTCAGTGAACTGTTGCCCGGAGCCTTTACCAAAGATGATTTAGCTACCGATTGA